Part of the Polaribacter sp. Hel1_33_78 genome is shown below.
AAGGCATATGGTAAAATTTCTTTTGTTACAACTGCTCCCGCTCCAATAAAAGCAAATTCGCCAATATCATTACCACAAACAATGGTTGCATTTGCGCCAATACTCGCTCCTTTTTTTACAATTGTTTTTAAATATTCATTTTTTCTAATAATAGCACTTCTTGGATTTATAACATTTGTAAAAACCATGGAAGGCCCTAAAAAAACATCATCTTCACAAATAACACCCGTATAAATAGAAACGTTGTTTTGCACTTTTACATTTTTACCTAAAATAACTTCAGGAGAAACCACAACGTTTTGACCGAGATTACAAGATTCGCCAATACTACAATTAGACATAATATGACTAAAATGCCAAATTTTTGTCCCTTTCCCTATAATACAATTATCATCTATAACTGCCGTTTCGTGTGCAAAATAATCCATAAAGTATTAATATCCTGTCTTGTGACTTTTCTCTTTAGTACAAATCTCTTTAGATGATGAAGTTCCTATTCTATCAACTCCTATAGAAATCATTTTTAATGCCGTTCCATAATCCCTCACGCCTCCTGCAGCCTTTATTTGCAATGGTTTTGCATTTTCAGAAATTAGTTTCATAGTTTCAAAAGTAGCACCATTTGGCGTGTTGTCTTGAGTTTTAAAAAATCCTGTTGATGATTTAACAAACACTTTTTTAACAGCAGCTTCATCAAAATTTTCGAGAACAACCTCCTTTATTAGTTGTGAAATTACAATAATTTCTTCTCTCGTCAAGGCAGCTACTTCTATGATCCATTTTGCAACTTTATTGTTTTCAATACAAAGTTTAGTCGCTTTTAAAACTTGCTCTTTTATCATCGCAATTTTACCTTCTTTAAAAGCGGTATAATTGACAACAAAATCCAATTCATCTGCACCTAAATCAATCGCTTTTTGGGCTTCTTTTAATTTAATTTCAGTAGATGAGTTCCCTTCCGGAAAATCGATTACAGTTCCTATTAAAAAGTCAGCTTTTGATTCTAAAAACATTTTTTTTGCTAATGAAATATATTTTGAACGAATCATTACTAATTTATAATTGTACAAAATGGCTTCATTTATCAAATCAACTACTTTTTGTTGATTATCTTCTTCTGTAATACTTGCTTGAGTTGCTGTCTTTAAATAAGTAGCATCTAAAAATTGATTAATTTTCATACTACCAAAAATACGTAATAAAAAAAACCCAGCATAAAGTTGGGTTTAAATTTTAATCTACCCAGAAAGAAAAATACAATTTATATCTAACCTTTACTGGTTTTTTACTTTGTAATCCTTGTATAATATTCTAGAAAACTTTGCTATATAGGTGCTTTATTTTAAATGTTTTTCCGCCACTTTTTCTAATTCATCATACCAATTTTGACCAAACTTTCTAACTAAGGCTTGTTTTACAAACTTGTATACTGGCACTTGAAATTCTTTGCCTAAAGAACAAGCGTCATCACAAATTTCCCATTTATCATAATTTACTGCAGAAAACTCACTATAATCTTTAACTCTTATTGGATATAAATGACAAGAAACTGGCTTCTTCCAATCAATTTCTCCTTGATTATGCGCTTCTTCGATAGCGCACAAGGCTGTATTCTTTTCATCAAAAATTACATAAGCACAATCTGCCCCATTAATCAAAGGTGTTTCTAATTCTCCCCATTCACTTGTAACCCAAGCTCCTTCTTTTTCAATAACCTCAATTCCCTCTTTTCTTAAAAAAGGTTTTACTTTTGGATAAATTTCTTCTAATATTTTAGCTTCTTCTTTTTCTAATGGAGCTCCAGCGTCACCATTTACACAACAAGCACCTTTGCAGGCGGCTAAATTACACACGAAATCTTTTTCGATAATATCTTCTGAAACGATTGTTTTTCCTAGTTGAAACATGCGAACAAAAATATGACTATTTTTTTTTAATTTTTTACAAATTCATAAAGTAAGTTTTCTAATTTTGCAATAAATTAAACTTATAGATTATGAAATTTAACCTAAAAGAAATTATAACTGCGTTTATGGTATTATTTGCTGTTATAGATATCATTGGTAACATTCCTATTATTATTGATTTACGAAAAAAATCAGGACATATACAGTCTGAAAAAGCATCACTTATTGCAGGTTTCATTATGATTGTATTCTTGTTTCTTGGTCAAAGCTTATTAGGTTTAATTGGTATTGATGTAAATTCTTTTGCTGTTGCTGGTGCTTTTATTTTATTTTTTATCGCTTTAGAAATGATTTTAGGCATTACTTTATATAAGGAAGATGGTAATTCTTCCTCCATAACTGCCACCGTATTCCCTCTAGCTTTTCCTTTAATTGCGGGTCCAGGAAGTTTAACAACGTTACTTTCTTTAAGGGCAGAATTTGCCATAGAAAACATTATTGTAGCTGTAATTTTAAATGTAATTTTCTTATACATCGTTTTAAAAACATCGTCTAAAATAGAACGTTTAATTGGTCCTTCTGGAATTCAGATAATTCGTAAAATTTTTGGCGTAATTCTCTTAGCTATCTCTGTAAAACTTTTTACTCAAAACATAAAAATGCTATTTATATAAAATGATTTTTGATGCATTAATAATTGGCGGAGGAGTTTCCGGAATGCAGTGTGCACTCATTTTAGGCTCTGCAAAAAACAAGCATTTTGCTGCTCATAAAAAAATAGGAATTATAATGCACCAAAGAGCTTCTCATTTAGAAAATGCCTTGTTTAATAATGTTTTAGGTCTGGCTCCAAAAACATTAGGAAAAGATATTTTAATTGAAGGTAAAGAGCAATTAACAACTTTATATCCTCATGTTTCTCATATTAATAACGAAAAAGTTTTGTCAATAAGAAAAATTGATGGCATTTATACTATAGAAACAACTAAGAACAGCTATCAATCGAAAATTATAGTCATTGCATTAAACTACTCAAAACCCTTTTCCATAAATGGTTTAAACAAATATATTATTCCTCACAAAAAAGCAAACCCAGAAAAAGATAGAATTCAATTAAATAATGAAAATCATCTCATACAAAAAGGGTTGTATTGCTGCGGTACAATCGCTGGTTTACGAAGTCAATTTGCAATTGCTGCAGGAAGTGGTGCTTCTGTAGCCACAGATATCCTTACTCTTTGGAACGATCATACACCAACAAAAGTGCATGATAAAGTATGAGGAAAATCATGTTTTAATTCTCTTTTACTGTCTAATTTTATATCTGTTAAGTGACTCTGTTTTTATCGGTTTAATTCCGTTCATTTAACAATAGACTGTTATTCATAATAGTCGTTTTATATTTTTTAGAAACATTAAAGAGTTAAAAGATGCAAATTAAAAAAAACCCAAAACAACAGTTAGAAAATTATAGTAAAATTTTTATGCAAATAGGTTTAGTACTTTCGCTATTTATCACTTACGTGTCAATGGAGCATAAAACATTTGAAAAAAATAATTCATCACACTTAGGCATCGTAAATATGGTTGATGAAATGAAGGAAGAAATTCCAATTATTGAAATTCAAAAAGTAGAACCTCCAAAACAAAATATACCTCCCCCTACAATAGAGAAAATCAAAATTGTCGAAGACGATTTAAAAATAGAAGAAACCATTATAGAATCTACAGAAACTGATGAAGGTGAGGCTATTGTTGTAAATACTGAGGATATTGAAGAAGTTGAAGAAGCAGAAGAGTTTATCGAAGACATTCCTTTTATTTTAATTGAAGACGTACCTGTTTTTCCTGGATGCAAAGGAAATAACAAAGAACTTAAAGCTTGTTTTACTAAAAAAGTAACAGGACACTTTGGGAGACAATTTAATTTAGATTTAGCGACTGAATTAGGCCTACTACCGGGTAAAAAAAGATTATTTGTAGTTTTTACAATTAGTAAAACCGGAAAGGTCATCAATGTAAGATCAAGAGGACCTCACCCAGTTTTAGAGAAAGAAGTAGCTAAAGTTATTGGTTCTTTACCACAAATGAAACCAGGTAAACAAAGAGGCACTCCAGTAGGCGTAAGTTATAGTATACCGATAACATTTGAAGTTAGGTAATAAAAAAATCCAGCTTAAAAGCTGGGTTTTTAATTAGATCAAAATGGTCATTATAATTTTCGCTAATCTGTATAATAAGTCGCAATTATAATTTTTTAGTGAAGCCATCTTTGTGTTCATTTTATAAAGTACTCCAAAATTTG
Proteins encoded:
- a CDS encoding energy transducer TonB; translated protein: MQIKKNPKQQLENYSKIFMQIGLVLSLFITYVSMEHKTFEKNNSSHLGIVNMVDEMKEEIPIIEIQKVEPPKQNIPPPTIEKIKIVEDDLKIEETIIESTETDEGEAIVVNTEDIEEVEEAEEFIEDIPFILIEDVPVFPGCKGNNKELKACFTKKVTGHFGRQFNLDLATELGLLPGKKRLFVVFTISKTGKVINVRSRGPHPVLEKEVAKVIGSLPQMKPGKQRGTPVGVSYSIPITFEVR
- the deoC gene encoding deoxyribose-phosphate aldolase, with protein sequence MKINQFLDATYLKTATQASITEEDNQQKVVDLINEAILYNYKLVMIRSKYISLAKKMFLESKADFLIGTVIDFPEGNSSTEIKLKEAQKAIDLGADELDFVVNYTAFKEGKIAMIKEQVLKATKLCIENNKVAKWIIEVAALTREEIIVISQLIKEVVLENFDEAAVKKVFVKSSTGFFKTQDNTPNGATFETMKLISENAKPLQIKAAGGVRDYGTALKMISIGVDRIGTSSSKEICTKEKSHKTGY
- a CDS encoding DUF3109 family protein, encoding MFQLGKTIVSEDIIEKDFVCNLAACKGACCVNGDAGAPLEKEEAKILEEIYPKVKPFLRKEGIEVIEKEGAWVTSEWGELETPLINGADCAYVIFDEKNTALCAIEEAHNQGEIDWKKPVSCHLYPIRVKDYSEFSAVNYDKWEICDDACSLGKEFQVPVYKFVKQALVRKFGQNWYDELEKVAEKHLK
- a CDS encoding NAD(P)/FAD-dependent oxidoreductase, encoding MIFDALIIGGGVSGMQCALILGSAKNKHFAAHKKIGIIMHQRASHLENALFNNVLGLAPKTLGKDILIEGKEQLTTLYPHVSHINNEKVLSIRKIDGIYTIETTKNSYQSKIIVIALNYSKPFSINGLNKYIIPHKKANPEKDRIQLNNENHLIQKGLYCCGTIAGLRSQFAIAAGSGASVATDILTLWNDHTPTKVHDKV
- a CDS encoding MarC family protein, which translates into the protein MKFNLKEIITAFMVLFAVIDIIGNIPIIIDLRKKSGHIQSEKASLIAGFIMIVFLFLGQSLLGLIGIDVNSFAVAGAFILFFIALEMILGITLYKEDGNSSSITATVFPLAFPLIAGPGSLTTLLSLRAEFAIENIIVAVILNVIFLYIVLKTSSKIERLIGPSGIQIIRKIFGVILLAISVKLFTQNIKMLFI
- a CDS encoding acyltransferase; amino-acid sequence: MDYFAHETAVIDDNCIIGKGTKIWHFSHIMSNCSIGESCNLGQNVVVSPEVILGKNVKVQNNVSIYTGVICEDDVFLGPSMVFTNVINPRSAIIRKNEYLKTIVKKGASIGANATIVCGNDIGEFAFIGAGAVVTKEILPYALVVGNPSKQIGWVGEFGHRLEFNKQGFATCKESGQEYQLKDNSVIKVK